CAACCACCTAACGAGCACGCGGTCTTCTCGTTTCATCATAGCCTAATTTCATTACAAATCTTCATCATATCCCCTACAACTGGCCTGGTCAGCGAAGGGAAGGCACAGACAGTGCAGTCTGCATCGGCTTATGAAGCATGGCTCGCTTAAACGAATCAACAATCTCGACGGAATCCGTCGAAATATGTGCGTTATATACACTACTCTGGGGCCACTAGTGCCTGGTAAATTATCGGATGTTGACCTCTTCAATACCCCAGTGAAACGGCGATTCGTGCGTCAGAATCGCGAAATCGCCCGAGTGAACTCGATACAGTCCCTTCGAATACGCAGCCTCGAATCAGAAGTTTCGCATCTCCTTTCAGAAAATGTTTCCCTCAGAGAGCGAGTCATCAATCTTAGCCAAAGAATAGAGAGATTCGAGGCGGCCGAGTTGTTCCAGAATGGAGTCTACGACATCAAAGCGAGACTTGACAATAAGTTGATGGAGCTTGGAAGCTTAGTAGCTGATTTGGGCGCATTACCACGCAAATTCAACAAGTCGGCCAGCAGGATAACAGAAGTTGCACACCAGGAGCGACCGGGCTTAGATTCTAGACGTAACATAGCTGATCTTGAAGCTTATCCCGCAGAGCAAGACGGTAGGCTTCCGGTTATATTGGAAGACAAATATTATCCACAAAATACATTGGAGTAAGTGGGGCATGTCGTCTGTCATAGAGCATTAAGAGCTTTTACTGAAAGTCAGCAGGCCGCaggaaatggaagaactGATGAACAACAACATGAACCCCCCGCAATCTTCGGGCCAGGAGGAACCTTCGATATCCCAAATAGACAGCATGGCCGATGATACATACTCGACATTGTCTGAAGCAGTTCTGGATACCCAAGAGTTTGACGGCTCCCCAGGCCCTAACGAGGCTCTTCTTCCCCCAACTCttgaaacaagaaaaaagaggaaggcTGGGTCCGGCAAAGTACGCGAAGAAATCTCCGACATGAACTCTGGGGAGTTTCCTACACGAAGAGAGTCAAATTTCTTGCCAAATCCAGGTTCCAAACGTAAATTCCCTGGTAGTGACGATAGCGATTTTGCATCAGCACCCCCAGATGAGGACGACTTCCAATTCACTCGACCTACTCAGATGCCACAGTTACCGCACGATCAATTACTACTGACACGCAGCGATCAGTCGCCAATTAAGAGGCAGATCTCCCAAAGGGGAGGCTCCAAAGGTGATAGCAGACCTAAGCGAAAAGCCCTCGAGTCAAGTATGTTGCGATTAATCGCTCTTCTACGAACAGTGTAGCTAACCTAAATACAGAGAGCACCAACTTGTCTTCAATAGAGCACCAAGCTATTGGAGCCCATGGACAAGATTGTAAGACCCTAGCAAGAATGAACAAGCCGACCGATGAGAATGGACCGATAGACCCAGCTCATTTGAAGGAGGCTATACACGGTCAAAAAATAGCCCTGAACGAGAGGCCTCATTGCAATGGTTCTGATAAGGCTAgacaagaagaggatggGGATGAGTATTATCGAAATCACTCTCATGTGGCTGAAGACACATCACGCTCATCTTCGCCACCTGTTGATGTATCTCGAGTACAACACGAGCTTGAGGCATCGATCTCCTTACCTAATGCTTCATCTCGACCCACGAGGCGCCAAAGATCTGTGGTAAGCTACGCAGAACCTAATTTAAGGGATAAGATGAGACGTCCTACGGATGAGTTCATAGCAGCAGTCGGAGGCGATCATCACCCAAGGAGGACATCCGGTTCCATTCCTGGACGAACGACTTCAAACGATGAATTTGACGAGCGTAAAGGTGGCAAAATCAATGCAAGAAAAAAGCGAGACTCAGACATGGAAGGCAGGGACCCTAGCGCACCTCCGACGGCTTCTTCCGACAATCTTCCTAGGCAACCAGCGAACTTGATGTCTCGGAAACAAAGGAAGGCCTCACTTGCAAGTAGAGAAGATGCACCGCCTGTCGATGGTCCTATGATGAATGAGATAAACGAAGCCCAAGCTTGTCAAATAGCTGGGGGCCGCGAGTTGGACGGGGTTTCAAGTGACCAACCTATGGCTGAGGTACAAATGGGAAGCACAGGGAAGCACAGATCGCCGACTGCAACGGACCCTAGTGACATGCCGATGGAGTTATCCAAGAGTATACCTAGAGCGGCAGCAGTTCCCAGCCGGCTGTCCCGACGGCACTCCTCAAAACCCAGATCATCTGGGCGGGATCATTATTCTCCAGAACACGGGATGAGTGTTTCAGGTGCCGAGCAAGAAAGTATGACAGGATCTAGAGCCTGCTTAGGAGGGTCTAATGATACGTCCATTGAGAATATCAGTGAACCGAGGGCATTCATGTATGCCCCAGAAGCTCCTCCATCAGCCATGGGGCTAGCAATAGATGCTAGACAGATGAGGCGCGTGCCACGCGCTGCCAGGAGAAAAAGTATGATGTTGTGATCAGTTAATCATAATCATGTTCGGGGACAATCTGCATCTACAGGACCCCTGGATCGAAGTTTGTTAGACTATGAGATAGATACCCCTTTCCGTGTTTGGGCTACTTCTGTATGAATCCACATTCTTTTCAGGAAACCAATGATCACTTGACTCCTACACTATTAGTTGGGACAGAGCGTTGCGCACAACGATACTGTCTTAGCCCCATCGCCTTTTCATAGCCAACCTCCGAGAAGACAGATCTCTTGAGAACGACTACAATGGCTAACTGACTCTACACAACGTATACCGACAAGAGATAAGATGCGAGAGCTGCTCCACCAGTTTAATTCTGCTGAGTATTGTAAATTAGATAGACCAACCCTTTGTCATATCCACGAAAGCCGGATCCTCTAGCGCCCTTTTGTGGTCTTAGGCATCTTCTCGTACGCATTGGGACTTGGTCTCCTCCGCTTAAGCTTTCTGTGACCATGATTTGGGCAACACGTTAGCCGCCCTCTCTCCCTGTCATGTTCAGATTCTTGCTCATGGGAATGATTGTCGGTAATATGATGCACCGACGAACGGCCCAGGGTGTTCCTGGGATTATCTATCTCATTATCGCTATCGGCGTCCGATGATTCAGAATCAGATGATTCAGACTCTGAACTACTTTCACCGACAGGTCGAGCTTTGTGGTAGATGCAGCATACTACGCATCGATACGATTCACCATATCTGTTAGCCTTGGATGGCAAGGAAAGCACGATGCAGAAGGTCACGCCGTTTAGCGTAGCAGTACTCACCTTTAGAGCTCCTTTTCCCCATTCCTTCATTATCTATCACATCCTCACTCCATCGTATATGCCGGTGCAAGCCTCTGCCCTCAGTGTTAGACTCAACAGTTGGTTCGTTTTCTGCTCTTAGTCTGAGTGTGCCTGGAACTCGAACAGTTGATGTATTATTAGGCTGTTGAGGCACCGATTCAACCTGGGATGTCCCACTCGGTGCTATTTGTCGGGATCTAGACATCGTGGGCAAGACTCATATGGtagaaataaatatctatGCGTAGGACAATTGTTTCAAGAAGAACTCCGATCGATAAGAGTCTAAGCCATTGCAGACTGATATGGCTCTGAGGCTAGGGTACTCTGTAACGCTAGGCTAAACTTATTTAAATACCAGCACCGTTAAGACGTCTTTGATTGGCGGCTCACCGCCTACATTTGTTCATTTATTCCAGATTGAAGATTGTCATGAGCAACAAAAATAGAGCCTTAGGGGTTGATACATCGCATATAACCTTGAAGTTTGTGAGGCGCAGCCAAATCTACTTCCATAAAGACTCGCTGAAGGAAAACATGCAGCGAAAGAGTTTACACACAGTTTGAAAGGGCACTTTAGGCGCAATGGCATAGACAATCACTCACCATAAAAGCGGATCGATAAGTGAGCCGCAACTAACCGGCTAGAGATCCAAGATTGATTGCATATAAGAGTCAGACACTAGAACAGGAGTGATGACGGGGCAGGTTATCACCTATGGCcaagagatgaagaaaaaatggtgaggggagggaggggaaggagggTAAGATGATATAAAACGCATCAGATCTGGCGAAAACGCCGGATCTTGACCTTGTTCAAAGCCCGTAACAAGCCCAGCCGTCCAGCCGGTCTTCTCCTAACATAGCCATCGGCTTTTTCGGATGCTCTGTGGTGCCGCTGGATAGAAACGGGGCAACCTCACAACGCAATTCCCTGTCTAGTCATAGTTCATCCTCTTGGTCCATTTCTGACGGTTTCAGAAGGCCCCCAACTTTCATTGCACGATCCCGTTCTGCAGCTTTGGCATCTCGCAGTGCctgctctctctcttctgCGTAGAGCTCTGCATTGTCCCCAGCGAATTCCTTCAGCGAGATCAAAAAGTCCCGCAAATGAGTCTTGAACTTATTGAAATCATCATTAAATGCAAACAGCCCGATAACAAATTGCTTGATCTGAATTCTGTTGCAAAGTCAGCACATCTAAGTTTAATTCGTAAAGCTAGTGAGATGGAGCATACTCCTGTAGATTCTTGAAGGCGTTTTGCAATAGGTTTGCAACATATTCCTGAAGAAAGTCCTTGTTCGAAGTCCCTAGTGGTGCTTGTTCCGGGGAGTAAATGGGATCTTGCACCTTTCCAGCTTCAACGAAGTAGAACATACGCGACAAGAGCATCGCCTGAGACTTGAATCCTGTGACGTAGTTAGTAACACCTCACCTCTGGGTTCAgattgtatatacataccagCTTTATGGTCGCTATCGGTGAgcacaaagaaaacatctTGCAGGATGGGAATGTAGAATTGGCGAAAGAAGATATTAGAAGTTTGAGTATCTGTTTCGGCCATATTGTTCATGAGCTCAAGGCACATCGTGAGACCCGTGTTCTCGACCTCGCGATTGTCGTGTTTGCTGGCCCACATGCAAGAGTCGATTACGAACTTGAATTGCGTAGCGTCAAGTTTAAGTAGGGCTGGGAAGCAATATAGATTAATTGCTTGGAGCAGCTTGAAAAATTGGACCCGGTGCTCCGGATATTCATGAAAGTCTTTGTTGATCATTTCTAAAGTGCATTCGAACACACTTTCCATTATAAGCGGAACCTTGTCTTCCATCAAATTCTGGAAAGATGTTAGTTTGTTGTTGCACCTAAAAAGTTACCCACAAGGCATAGAAAGCACACCAGAGCCAAACATACATGTAGCTTATGGATGATAGTTGTCATGACATTCAGAACCTCCGCTTCGCGTGCATCGGGAACGTTACGATTATAGTCCACCAACACAGCCTCGAGCAGAGGCGGAACCATATTCGCATTGACCATTTCTAAATCGTCCGCTTTCTGGACGTAAGTGTCAATGAGTTTGAgaatttcctttttgatCGTTCTAAGGCCTCGGACTTTCGGTGTTTTTGTGGCAATTTCTCCTGCAAGACAAATAATTAGCGATATTTCCGACAATAAATGAGAGTAGTGTCGTGCTTAATACCATCCCGCACAACAGCATCGCTAATAAGC
This Aspergillus flavus chromosome 1, complete sequence DNA region includes the following protein-coding sequences:
- a CDS encoding phosphatase inhibitor-domain-containing protein (unnamed protein product) translates to MSRSRQIAPSGTSQVESVPQQPNNTSTVRVPGTLRLRAENEPTVESNTEGRGLHRHIRWSEDVIDNEGMGKRSSKVCCIYHKARPVGESSSESESSDSESSDADSDNEIDNPRNTLGRSSVHHITDNHSHEQESEHDRERGRLTCCPNHGHRKLKRRRPSPNAYEKMPKTTKGR